Proteins found in one Triticum urartu cultivar G1812 chromosome 4, Tu2.1, whole genome shotgun sequence genomic segment:
- the LOC125553658 gene encoding CBL-interacting protein kinase 6-like, with protein MAGSAEGKKGGVLQGRYEMGRVLGHGNFGRVHIARDLRTGRAVAVKVVAKDKVVRAGMVEQIKREIAVMKRVSHPNIVELHEVMATRSKIYLALELVRGGELFSRIERSGRVTEDVARRYFRQLISAVDFCHARGVYHRDLKPENLLLDEAGNLKVVDFGLSALADQARADGLLHTLCGTPGYAAPEVLRDKGYDGAKADLWSCGVILYVLLAGSLPFPDDNVVTMYKKAQRGDYRCPPWFSTDARRLIPKLLDPDPDTRITVAQLVETPWFKKASIAKPLSLEPPACVKDAADKDEPEALNAFHLISLSEGFDLSPLFEGHPASRRREGGMRFATREPARGVVSRLEEVAARGGGRMRVTKSSPGGVRLEGAERGGRKGRLAVAAEIFSVAPSVLVVDVKKDGGDTLEYLSFCCDELRPALQDIVWAADPPASVAIAV; from the coding sequence ATGGCGGGTTCGGCGGAGGGGAAGAAGGGCGGGGTGCTGCAGGGGCGCTACGAGATGGGCCGCGTGCTCGGCCACGGCAACTTCGGGCGGGTGCACATCGCGCGGGACCTGAGGACCGGGCGGGCCGTGGCGGTCAAGGTGGTTGCCAAGGACAAGGTGGTGCGCGCCGGCATGGTGGAGCAGATCAAGCGGGAGATCGCCGTCATGAAGCGGGTCTCCCACCCCAACATCGTCGAGCTCCACGAGGTCATGGCCACGCGCTCCAAGATCTACCTCGCCCTCGAGCTCGTCCGCGGCGGGGAGCTCTTCTCGCGGATCGAGCGCTCCGGCCGCGTCACGGAGGACGTCGCGCGCCGCTACTTCCGCCAGCTCATCTCCGCCGTCGACTTCTGCCATGCCCGCGGCGTCTACCACCGCGACCTCAAGCCGGAGAACCTGCTCCTCGACGAGGCGGGGAACCTCAAGGTCGTCGATTTCGGCCTCAGCGCGCTCGCCGACCAGGCCCGCGCCGACGGGCTTCTCCACACCCTCTGCGGCACGCCGGGCTATGCTGCGCCGGAGGTGCTCCGTGACAAGGGCTACGACGGCGCAAAGGCCGACCTCTGGTCCTGCGGCGTCATCCTCTACGTGCTCCTCGCCGGATCCCTCCCGTTCCCGGACGACAACGTTGTTACCATGTACAAGAAGGCGCAGCGCGGTGACTACCGATGCCCGCCGTGGTTCTCGACGGATGCGCGCAGGCTCATTCCCAAACTGctcgaccccgaccccgacacccgcATCACCGTCGCGCAGCTCGTGGAGACGCCGTGGTTCAAGAAGGCGTCCATCGCCAAGCCCCTAAGTCTTGAGCCGCCAGCATGCGTGAAGGATGCCGCCGACAAGGACGAACCCGAGGCGCTGAACGCGTTCCATCTGATATCCCTCTCCGAGGGATTCGACCTCTCGCCACTGTTCGAGGGCCACCCGGCAAGCCGGCGGCGGGAGGGCGGCATGCGGTTCGCGACGCGGGAGCCAGCACGGGGCGTGGTCTCCCGTCTCGAGGAGGTCGCTGCGCGTGGAGGCGGGCGGATGCGGGTGACCAAGAGCAGCCCGGGGGGCGTGCGCCTGGAGGGCGCGGAACGCGGCGGGCGCAAGGGCCGGCTCGCCGTGGCCGCCGAGATATTCAGCGTGGCTCCTTCGGTGCTCGTGGTCGACGTCAAGAAGGACGGCGGCGACACCCTCGAGTACCTCTCGTTCTGCTGTGACGAGCTCCGGCCAGCCCTCCAGGACATTGTCTGGGCTGCCGACCCTCCGGCGTCTGTCGCCATCGCCGTCTGA